The following are from one region of the Mycolicibacterium helvum genome:
- a CDS encoding DUF6912 family protein — protein sequence MMRVYIPATLAMLQQLVADGSLQPLSGTAFAVTPTLRESYAEGDDEELAEVAIGEAALASLRLLAAEADHADGGLPLRRAVVIADADATVRPDLDDAVVRVSGRVNLDQVVAAYVDNADAEPAVKAAIAVVDDADLGDDDAEFIVGDAQDHALAWYATQELPFLLDLL from the coding sequence CTGATGCGGGTCTATATCCCGGCCACCTTGGCCATGCTGCAGCAGCTGGTTGCCGACGGATCGCTCCAGCCGCTGAGCGGGACGGCGTTCGCCGTCACGCCGACCCTGCGGGAGTCCTACGCCGAGGGCGACGACGAGGAGCTGGCCGAGGTCGCGATTGGCGAGGCGGCGCTGGCGTCGCTGCGGCTGCTGGCTGCTGAGGCGGACCACGCCGATGGCGGGTTGCCGCTGCGCCGGGCGGTCGTCATCGCGGACGCGGATGCCACGGTGCGACCGGATCTGGACGACGCGGTGGTGCGGGTGAGCGGCCGGGTGAACCTGGATCAGGTGGTCGCTGCCTACGTGGACAACGCCGACGCCGAACCCGCCGTGAAGGCCGCGATCGCCGTTGTCGACGACGCCGATCTGGGCGACGACGACGCCGAGTTCATCGTGGGCGACGCCCAGGACCACGCCCTGGCCTGGTACGCCACCCAGGAGCTGCCGTTTCTGCTCGATTTGCTCTGA
- a CDS encoding aldo/keto reductase yields MSTIPNLTLNDGTSIPQLGFGVFQIAPDETAAAVRTALEIGYRHIDTAEMYQNEKGVGDGIRDSGIDRGEVYITSKLNNGFHRPDDARRAFDGTIEALGFDYVDLFLIHWPLPTLYDGDFVSTWKTLEEFKKDGRARSIGVSNFGIHHLEQLARDTEIVPAVNQIEVHPYFANDELRGYGIDHSILTEAWSPIAQGAVLGDPVIGAIAERLGKSPAQVVLRWHIERGDIVFPKSVTPQRIKENTEIFDFELSDTDIDAITALDKGEAGRRGPNPDVFDWIPK; encoded by the coding sequence ATGAGCACCATTCCAAATCTGACACTCAACGACGGCACTTCCATCCCCCAGCTCGGGTTTGGCGTCTTCCAGATCGCTCCTGATGAGACCGCGGCGGCCGTGCGCACCGCGCTGGAGATCGGCTACCGCCATATCGACACCGCCGAGATGTACCAGAACGAAAAGGGTGTCGGCGACGGTATCCGGGATTCCGGCATCGACCGCGGCGAGGTCTACATCACCAGCAAGCTCAACAATGGCTTCCACAGGCCCGACGATGCGCGGCGCGCGTTCGACGGAACGATCGAGGCGCTGGGCTTCGACTACGTCGACCTATTCCTGATCCACTGGCCGCTGCCGACGCTTTACGACGGCGACTTTGTCTCGACGTGGAAGACGTTGGAGGAGTTCAAGAAAGACGGCCGCGCCCGCAGCATCGGCGTCTCCAACTTCGGAATCCACCACCTCGAGCAGCTCGCACGCGACACCGAGATCGTGCCCGCCGTCAACCAGATCGAGGTGCATCCGTACTTCGCCAACGACGAGCTGCGCGGCTACGGCATCGACCACAGCATTCTCACCGAGGCGTGGTCACCGATCGCCCAGGGCGCGGTGCTCGGCGACCCGGTGATCGGCGCGATCGCCGAGCGCCTCGGCAAGAGCCCGGCTCAGGTGGTGCTGCGCTGGCACATCGAGCGTGGCGACATCGTTTTCCCGAAATCCGTTACCCCGCAGCGCATCAAGGAAAATACCGAGATCTTCGATTTTGAGCTGAGCGACACCGACATCGACGCCATCACCGCCCTCGACAAGGGCGAGGCTGGACGCAGGGGCCCCAACCCGGACGTGTTCGACTGGATCCCGAAGTAG
- the rsgA gene encoding ribosome small subunit-dependent GTPase A — MSPREYDESDVKIRSGRGSRPRTKTRPEHADAVSAMVVTVDRGRWGCVLEGDPDRHVTAMRARELGRTPIVVGDHVDVVGDLSGRPDTLARIVRRSERRTVLRRTADDTDPTERVVVANADQLLMVIALADPPPRTGLVDRALIAAYAGGIRPILCLTKTDLAPAGPFAEQFADLELTVLTAGRGDLIDEVQRLLTGQVTVLLGHSGVGKSTLVNRLVPHADRATGEVSGVGKGKHTSTQSVALPLPGGGWVIDTPGIRSFGLAHIEPDDVLRSFSDLADVIKDCPRGCGHMGPPADPECALDALTGAPARRVGAARRLLAALSEGAAY, encoded by the coding sequence TTGAGCCCTCGCGAGTACGACGAGTCCGACGTCAAGATCAGGTCGGGCCGTGGCTCGCGGCCCCGTACCAAGACCCGTCCTGAGCACGCCGACGCGGTGTCAGCCATGGTGGTCACCGTCGACCGCGGCCGGTGGGGCTGCGTTCTCGAGGGCGATCCGGACCGGCACGTCACCGCGATGCGCGCCCGCGAACTGGGCCGCACGCCGATCGTCGTCGGCGATCACGTCGACGTCGTCGGTGACCTCTCCGGGCGGCCCGACACACTGGCCCGGATCGTGCGCCGCAGTGAACGGCGAACGGTGTTGCGCCGCACCGCTGATGACACCGATCCCACGGAACGGGTGGTCGTCGCCAACGCCGACCAGTTGCTCATGGTGATCGCCCTGGCCGACCCGCCGCCGCGCACCGGACTGGTCGACCGGGCGTTGATCGCGGCCTACGCCGGCGGGATCAGGCCGATTCTGTGCCTGACGAAGACCGACCTCGCGCCGGCCGGGCCGTTCGCCGAACAGTTCGCCGATCTGGAGCTCACCGTGCTCACCGCCGGCCGTGGCGACCTGATCGATGAGGTGCAGCGGCTACTGACCGGGCAGGTCACCGTGCTGCTCGGCCACTCCGGAGTTGGCAAATCCACCTTGGTGAATCGCCTTGTGCCGCATGCGGACCGCGCCACGGGTGAGGTATCGGGCGTCGGCAAAGGCAAGCACACATCGACGCAGTCGGTGGCACTGCCGCTGCCCGGCGGCGGCTGGGTCATCGATACCCCGGGCATCCGGTCGTTCGGCCTGGCCCACATCGAGCCCGACGACGTGCTGCGGTCGTTTTCGGATCTGGCCGACGTCATCAAAGACTGCCCCCGCGGCTGCGGCCACATGGGACCACCGGCCGACCCGGAATGCGCACTCGACGCGCTGACCGGTGCACCCGCGCGGCGCGTCGGCGCCGCTCGGCGGTTGCTGGCCGCGTTGTCAGAGGGCGCAGCGTATTGA
- a CDS encoding fatty acid desaturase family protein, with product MAITDIDAFSHLTEADIDSLAVELDSIRQDIEDSLGARDARYIRRTIAAQRGLEIAGRLMLTAGTKRSAWWVGTVTLGVAKIIENMEIGHNVMHGQWDWMNDPEIHSSSWEWDMSGVSKHWRFTHNFMHHKYTNILGMDDDVGYGVIRVTRDQRWKPFNLYGNLLFNTLLAAGFEWGVGLQHLELGKIWKGRDDRKATLIRVREFGVKAGRQLLKDYVAYPALTSLSPGATYRSTATANAVANVIRNVWANAVIFCGHFPDGAEKFTKTDMVGESKGQWYLRQMLGSANIDGSRAMDFMTGNLSYQIEHHLYPDLPSNRLAEISVRVRQVCDKYDLPYTSGPFLVQYAKTWRTIAKLSLPDKYLRDTADDAPETRSERMFAELDPGYAGVDPSTGRKRGLKSAIAAARQWRRDKRTAKAA from the coding sequence ATGGCTATTACCGATATTGATGCGTTTTCGCATCTGACCGAGGCTGATATCGACAGCTTGGCGGTTGAGCTCGACTCGATCCGCCAGGACATCGAGGATTCCCTGGGCGCGCGGGATGCGCGCTATATCCGGCGCACCATCGCCGCTCAGCGCGGACTGGAGATTGCCGGCCGCCTGATGCTGACTGCCGGCACCAAGCGATCCGCCTGGTGGGTAGGCACCGTGACCCTGGGCGTGGCCAAGATCATCGAGAACATGGAGATCGGCCACAACGTCATGCATGGCCAGTGGGATTGGATGAACGATCCCGAGATTCACTCCTCGTCGTGGGAGTGGGACATGAGCGGCGTGTCCAAGCACTGGCGGTTCACCCACAATTTCATGCACCACAAGTACACCAACATCTTGGGTATGGATGACGACGTGGGCTACGGCGTCATCCGGGTCACCCGCGATCAGCGGTGGAAGCCGTTCAACCTGTACGGCAACCTGCTCTTCAACACCCTGCTTGCCGCTGGCTTCGAGTGGGGCGTCGGCCTTCAGCATCTGGAGCTCGGCAAGATCTGGAAGGGCCGCGACGACCGTAAGGCCACCTTGATTCGGGTGCGCGAATTCGGCGTCAAGGCGGGACGGCAACTCCTCAAGGACTATGTCGCCTACCCGGCGCTGACGTCGTTGTCCCCGGGCGCCACATACCGCTCGACGGCCACCGCCAACGCTGTGGCCAACGTGATCCGCAACGTGTGGGCCAACGCGGTGATCTTCTGCGGTCACTTCCCGGATGGCGCAGAGAAATTCACCAAGACCGACATGGTGGGCGAGAGCAAGGGTCAGTGGTATCTGCGCCAGATGCTGGGCAGCGCCAACATCGACGGCAGCCGGGCCATGGACTTCATGACCGGCAACCTGTCGTACCAGATCGAGCACCATCTCTATCCCGACCTGCCGAGTAATCGGCTGGCCGAGATCTCGGTGCGGGTGCGCCAGGTCTGCGACAAATACGACCTGCCCTACACCAGCGGGCCGTTCCTGGTGCAGTACGCCAAGACCTGGCGCACGATCGCGAAGTTGTCGCTGCCGGACAAGTACCTGCGCGACACCGCCGACGATGCACCCGAAACCCGCAGTGAGCGGATGTTCGCCGAACTCGATCCGGGCTATGCCGGTGTCGATCCGAGCACCGGTCGCAAGCGTGGCCTGAAGTCGGCGATCGCCGCGGCGCGCCAGTGGCGCCGGGACAAGCGCACGGCCAAAGCCGCCTAG
- a CDS encoding ferredoxin reductase: protein MVKNQVKISANVVDTVRPTVAGEGRNPAIDAVRALIGRITTPLLPDDYLQLANPLWSAREMRGRVLEVRRETEDSATLVIKPGWGFTFDYQPGQYIGIGLLVDGRWRWRSYSLTSSPHSDGSGRSRTITITVKAMPEGFLSTHLVGGVKPGTIVRLAAPQGNFVLPDPAPASVLFLTAGSGITPVMSMLRTLTRRNQIGDVVHIHSAPTESDVMFAGELAQLARDHDSYRLTVRTTRTQGRLDLRQLDDVVADWRTRQTWACGPEGMLTEAEKVWQAAGIGEQLHLERFAASRAAAHGQGGTVTFGRSGKTVTVDAATSLMEAGETAGLQMPFGCRMGICQSCVVPLVDGHVRDLRTGAEHEPGTRIQTCISAASGDCVIDV, encoded by the coding sequence ATGGTTAAAAACCAGGTCAAGATCAGTGCGAACGTGGTCGACACGGTTCGCCCCACGGTGGCCGGCGAGGGTCGCAACCCCGCGATCGACGCGGTCCGAGCCCTGATTGGACGGATCACCACACCGCTGCTGCCCGACGATTACCTCCAGCTGGCCAACCCGTTGTGGTCGGCACGCGAGATGCGCGGCCGGGTGCTCGAGGTCCGCCGGGAAACCGAGGACTCGGCGACGCTGGTGATCAAACCCGGCTGGGGGTTCACCTTCGACTATCAGCCCGGCCAGTACATCGGCATCGGCCTGCTGGTCGACGGCCGCTGGCGGTGGCGGTCGTACTCGCTGACGTCGAGCCCGCACTCAGACGGGTCGGGTCGCTCCAGGACCATCACGATCACCGTCAAGGCCATGCCCGAGGGCTTTCTGTCCACCCACCTGGTCGGTGGAGTGAAGCCCGGCACGATCGTCCGGTTGGCCGCCCCGCAGGGCAACTTCGTGCTACCCGATCCTGCGCCGGCCTCGGTGCTGTTCTTGACCGCCGGCTCCGGCATCACCCCGGTGATGTCGATGTTGCGGACCCTGACGCGTCGTAACCAGATTGGCGATGTCGTTCACATCCATTCGGCCCCAACCGAATCGGACGTCATGTTCGCCGGCGAGCTGGCTCAGCTGGCTCGAGACCACGACAGCTACCGGCTGACCGTGCGCACCACTCGCACCCAGGGGCGCCTGGATCTGCGTCAGCTCGACGACGTGGTCGCAGACTGGCGTACGCGCCAGACTTGGGCCTGCGGCCCGGAAGGGATGCTCACCGAGGCTGAGAAGGTGTGGCAGGCGGCCGGGATCGGCGAGCAGCTGCACCTGGAGCGGTTCGCGGCGTCTCGGGCGGCCGCGCACGGGCAGGGCGGCACCGTGACATTCGGCCGCAGTGGCAAGACCGTGACGGTGGACGCTGCGACGTCGTTGATGGAGGCCGGCGAGACGGCCGGGCTGCAGATGCCCTTCGGCTGCCGGATGGGTATCTGCCAGTCCTGTGTGGTGCCCCTGGTCGATGGCCACGTCCGCGACCTGCGCACGGGCGCCGAACACGAACCGGGTACTCGGATCCAAACCTGTATTTCGGCTGCATCGGGCGACTGTGTGATCGATGTCTGA